The Candida dubliniensis CD36 chromosome 2, complete sequence genome contains a region encoding:
- a CDS encoding vacuolar protein, putative (Similar to S. cerevisiae VPS74;~In S. cerevisiae: non-essential protein of unknown function involved in vacuolar protein sorting; belongs to a family of cytosolic Golgi-associated proteins suggesting that it may play a role in secretion; also detected in the nucleus.), with the protein MSTTGLQRRRGAKQSTPKPRSSTSFDEERSPVSPNKPDHKIGYDDKDIKDPSTLKQPLLTLMEEVLLMGLKDKEGYLSFWNDNISYALRGCILLELTFRNKITLVNDPARRRFELSDRLVEVIDAEPTGEVLLDEALKIMKNDESNLSVTNWIDLLSGETWNLMKINYQLKQVRERLAKGLVDKGILRTERKNFFLFDMATHPVADKLSKEYIKNRILSMLVSRNVDLDSVSNDQFPADTSFKYLRTVSLVCGAYAANVLENVLLSLNYEKRDQAFARADELLADFSEFPFNLSHQSPLGLGLNLGQEVGDEIEKSSATELQLELIAAVLSVFARMDSIL; encoded by the coding sequence ATGTCAACAACAGGATTACAAAGACGTCGTGGTGCAAAACAGTCGACACCTAAACCTAGAAGCTCGACCTCATTTGATGAAGAGCGTTCTCCAGTATCACCAAATAAACCAGACCATAAAATAGGATACGATGATAAAGATATCAAAGATCCAAGCACATTGAAACAACCATTGTTGACTTTGATGGAAGAAGTTTTGTTGATGGGACTCAAAGACAAAGAAGGGTACTTATCATTTTGGAACGACAATATTTCCTATGCTTTACGTGGATGTATATTGTTAGAATTGACATTTCGTAACAAAATCACTTTAGTTAATGATCCAGCAAGACGCCGTTTTGAATTGAGTGATAGGTTAGTGGAAGTTATTGATGCAGAACCCACAGGAGAAGTTTTGCTAGATGAAGCATTGAAAATCATGAAAAATGACGAAAGCAATTTATCTGTCACCAACTGGATTGATTTGTTGAGTGGTGAAACTTggaatttgatgaaaatcaattacCAATTAAAACAAGTTAGAGAACGATTGGCTAAAGGTTTAGTCGACAAAGGTATTTTGAGAACAGAACGGAAGAATTTCTTCCTTTTCGATATGGCCACTCACCCTGTTGCtgataaattatctaaAGAATATATAAAGAATAGAATTTTGAGTATGTTGGTGCTGAGAAATGTTGACTTGGACTCAGTTTCAAATGACCAATTCCCTGCTGATACATCTTTCAAGTACTTGAGGACTGTATCGTTAGTATGTGGCGCATATGCTGCTAATGTATTAGAAAATGTTTTACTATCATTAAACTATGAAAAGAGAGATCAAGCATTTGCCAGAGCCGATGAATTGTTGGCTGATTTCAGTGAATTCCCTTTCAACTTGTCACATCAAAGTCCTCTTGGATTGGGTTTAAACTTGGGTCAAGAAGTCGGTGACGAAATAGAAAAATCTTCTGCAACTGAATTacaattggaattgataGCTGCTGTCTTGAGTGTGTTTGCCAGAATGGATTCAATACTTTAG
- the FAB1 gene encoding phosphatidylinositol 3,5-kinase, putative: MSGSPPDTFKEMSNSKYKLPLLERIPSHTNNSDDEDSNVKGVVDYVSFPTIPDPEVENSKSIAGLLTKTLRKVTTNASTLVQNYSQNYTSPKPNVLDTSPFTNRVNELKATGIGGDVLSVPKNDEIVDTPISMEAPPMKADTRLRVKEDTSKRLSRTSSPLDIKGETQGNKLEIVNSIIKSETNRNTPIDKVSIVTNETSTGSILKPSQPKQPPVSSTPALSLRQNLIDEAHPPRVTSDNKTLRISTMQFPRMQSMANSTTSSVVNVTASASVDIDNVTSDKSNLETKAIHKKESSIDLKSKDKGLQNKISSIFNNLPNDIELSDDSADESDSTQNEGSENSATPQSDIAYIENRSDSNLSSISKMNNHLQFELGARYGESVAKSAPIKAETKHSAIFTPSFGQSPTVSTFHAIQNKDVSASKQRSSNTPSTLLDNARSIIHQNIEAVASSASSIIASKRRKKKKPTKTSENPLKNGGIPRKYWMNDAFVSDCLNCFRPFTAFRRKHHCRFCGQIFCSDCTLFISYNQHKDERNNTRNSAKKPYNDKLRVCKPCYSDVIIYLSDDSSSANDSEGEKDISAEEIELPKTKAENLLVPNHPLSRIRSMSMGSNNRESSRTDSLSRKPSLKESNNPESSFSTSHSSSPSRSNNNQFIYPDESIKVHPRQAPRMAIPTTRTGEAVEIPLMRHSLMNSSILKTSGPPYNTNMSSLPQTFHQSNSQFYHNHHQQQQQPEHQQYGQKQNSLQQQQQQQQQQGGQFHNHYHNLYSQSNAQYNNSAGISESENANKTWIKNHLSPTLTNANLTSRSLDNLGSVYNGFMNRTPSFNMRVLSGSSRDPSRFRRELSLEPGDIQSIRGKYGKEMTIGHQNGFDDDDDDDDDDDDDDEDDENAKDEGVDLSDNEEDEHAMSIYTSLNETHGYGSTPLAHQPPPMHSQSAVTVPTLGEFPIMKTGYPSFRGAMNRSAAANLANVFHNHSMGLNDEGSSKHQPENIRSRARAHASLQRMRSRRQAKATRNVSILSQSNLRLPSLEPSNHRPQYASSLTPIVSPASPGVNSSNLTTGIVASDEVSSSSANIDPEMSPIGPQISTSTHLERYHSGERNDYFGSDDHLIGTNESRDLVSWKDGKTADNKDELYDETLDFVLRQSLKDGDIETDIERWVAVLRKSLGYIDDIKLTDTLDIRQYVKIKKILGGKIEQTELVDGLFMTKNIDSKKMASRITNPRIALLMFPIEYLKQKEQFISLRIIHAQQSVYITNLVSRLVSMEPDIIVVGDSVSGLAEKLFEDAGITVISNVKPQVIERISRYTKADIFQSVNDLFFKKGKLGLCENFAVKRYKYQNQIKTFVFFTGCDIHSGFTISIRGGNTNVLNNVKYAAETLMPGYINARFEKSFLDNLSLSYVKPIENPKIVDIQQKLQKIGDHATENDENGKLQDLKLDPAEVINYVKSFSERKLSLSPPVEYSLPNPLVRTICTYYTVHQFAQQNTEIQKLSSIDEIKEEWLDELKIDYKLEELPGRESNLISILKFASDAHLKLLINDYLARSRIWSNCMKYPSYQLYPICHRNIHLLHSTVSIKHATPCAGPAIIVIDYYTDNDKCFGLFLDQAFHESSKVCGECGETYLDHYKSYVHGKAKVDLIIEKYDIQCLNNGEMQGKNQRVMWSYCKECNYETPIIAMSDETYYLSIGKFFELNFYGESVFGGCKHDFFKSYVKCFGFNNLVIRLEYSTIDNYEIVVPKKQLEFITNIDMKLKIDAYKFIRAKADVFFDSVFKRLKRVKLDTFEKAEDGIQKIEELKIKLQEQSDSIYGRLQSIYDKIIPTNYLALNVVLRDLQKLGVYWDNEFNDFEKTYLPSENEVNKITQFHLRKFLMDRYTDDDDDNNKKVVDVTGNEPSNDSKETGTLDDGKLLSSKDCTDETTPDNSQNSIKADDDSNDIRDKSTNELSKPFPEFVPKKPRELPLNRNLSDSNIETKMFPQSTLYESGSNISERINKWNQTAETADKTTPIKLTHRESDSSLRSINTVIPSQNKVIHLANFFDKMYYDQISLEFSKQRERELKRKSKVKAQPIFDSKPIVEIYNKIEDVVGPGADDEKKKDIVVKKDEQDKGQVKESQQESSQQQQQSSQSQSQSQEQLDIPEKQSLLKSLTNFWADRAATLWDPLNYPLESHEHTFADSEVIVREDEPSSLVAFCLSSNDYKQKINNAFEKNRMGDSGNLYLNLKENKVYDDKGQQNTTIESEVAKSGITTESASIITNVGDNAKLEESSSNHTSNNNKYGESLVASDNKKGAQFAKIEKKFKKKLNKEGGIGGGGTGGGGTGANDNVNPLESILTRNKSNHLKYQFIDGNTNLSCKIFYSEQFEALRKACGNNDNFIQSLSRCVKWQSSGGKSGSSFLKTLDNRYILKELSKSELESFVSIAPFYFKYISQSMFNTLTTAIAKIFGFYQVQIKNTTTGKIFRMDFLIMENLFYNHKTTRIFDLKGSMRNRHVQQTGKENEVLLDENMIEYIYESPVFVGQQSKKLLRGCLFNDTSFLSAMDVMDYSLVIGIDDSSKKLYLGIIDWLRTFTWDKKVENWVKGNNLIGGNKRGKDPTIVTPKQYRIRFREAMERYILEAPDIWYEGSK; encoded by the coding sequence ATGAGTGGGTCGCCACCAGATACTTTCAAAGAGATGAGTAATTCCAAATACAAGTTACCACTACTAGAAAGAATACCTTCCCACACCAACAACAGTGATGACGAAGACCTGAACGTTAAGGGTGTCGTGGATTATGTATCCTTTCCCACTATCCCTGATCCAGAAGTTGAGAATTCTAAATCCATTGCAGGTCTTTTAACTAAAACATTGAGAAAGGTCACCACAAATGCATCAACCCTTGTTCAAAACTATTCTCAGAATTATACATCACCGAAACCCAATGTTTTAGACACATCTCCATTTACCAACCGTGTAAATGAACTAAAGGCAACTGGCATAGGAGGTGATGTATTATCTGTCCCCAagaatgatgaaattgtgGACACACCAATATCCATGGAAGCACCACCTATGAAAGCTGACACGCGATTGCGAGTTAAGGAAGATACTAGCAAACGACTTTCAAGAACTTCCAGTCCACTAGATATAAAGGGAGAAACCCAGGGAAATAAATTAGAGATTGTGaattcaattatcaaaagtGAAACTAATAGAAACACACCAATTGATAAAGTATCTATTGTAACAAACGAGACATCGACAGGATCCATTTTGAAGCCACTGCAACCCAAACAGCCACCTGTCTCTAGCACACCGGCACTATCTTTACGACagaatttaattgatgaagcaCATCCACCAAGGGTTACCTCGGATAACAAGACTCTACGAATATCTACCATGCAATTCCCACGAATGCAATCGATGGCCAATAGTACAACCAGCTCAGTGGTCAATGTCACTGCACTGGCATCGGTTGACATTGACAATGTTACCAGCGATAAGAGCAATTTGGAGACTAAGGCCATACATAAGAAGGAATCCAGTATAGATCTCAAGTCTAAGGATAAAGGGTTGCAAAACAagatttcatcaatattcaacaacttgcctaatgatattgaattgtCTGATGATCTGGCAGATGAACTGGACAGTACCCAGAATGAAGGCTCGGAAAATTCTGCAACACCACAATCAGACATTGCTTATATAGAGAATCGCTCAGATTCAAACTTGAGTTCTATTTCCAAAATGAATAATCATTTGCAATTTGAATTGGGGGCAAGATACGGTGAATCTGTTGCTAAATCGGCTCCTATCAAGGCTGAAACTAAACACAGTGCTATATTTACTCCTAGTTTTGGACAATCTCCAACTGTATCCACATTTCACGCTATCCAAAACAAAGACGTTTCGGCAAGTAAACAAAGATCATCAAACACCCCTTCAACACTCTTGGACAATGCAAGAAGTATCATTCATCAAAACATCGAAGCAGTTGCATCATCAGCTTCGTCTATTATAGCTTCTAAACGgaggaaaaagaagaaaccaACAAAGACTTCAGAAAACCCTTTGAAGAATGGGGGTATTCCAAGGAAATATTGGATGAACGATGCATTTGTATCTGACTGTTTAAACTGTTTTAGACCATTTACTGCATTCAGAAGAAAACATCACTGTCGTTTTTGCGGACAAATATTTTGTTCAGATTGCACgttatttatttcttatAACCAACATAAAGATGAAAGGAATAACACTAGGAATTCCGCTAAGAAACCGTATAATGATAAGCTCCGAGTTTGCAAACCATGTTATAGTGATGtgattatatatttaaGCGATGATTCATCAAGTGCAAACGATTCTGAGGGCGAGAAGGATATCTCAGCTGAGGAAATTGAATTACCAAAGACTAAAGCAGAAAACCTACTTGTTCCTAACCATCCGTTGTCGAGGATCCGATCAATGTCAATGGGATCCAATAATCGGGAGAGTAGCCGAACCGACTCTCTTTCTCGAAAGCCGCTGTTGAAAGAAAGCAATAATCCAGAAAGCAGCTTTTCAACTAGCCATTCCAGTTCACCTTCAAggagtaataataatcagtTTATTTATCCAGACGAATCCATCAAGGTACATCCAAGACAAGCTCCACGTATGGCAATTCCTACAACTCGTACAGGAGAAGCAGTTGAGATTCCTCTAATGAGACATTCTTTGATGAATTCAAGCATCTTAAAAACATCGGGTCCACCATATAATACTAATATGAGTTCATTGCCACAAACGtttcatcaatcaaatagTCAGTTCTaccataatcatcatcagcagcagcagcagccaGAACATCAGCAATATGGACAGAAACAGAATCTgttgcaacaacaacaacaacaacaacaacagcaagGTGGACAGTTCcataatcattatcacAACTTATATAGCCAGCTGAATGCACAGTACAACAATTCTGCGGGTATTTCTGAATCAGAGAATGCAAACAAGACTTGGATAAAGAACCATTTATCTCCTACATTAACAAATGCAAACTTAACTAGTCGTAGTTTGGATAATCTTGGTTCGGTTTACAATGGTTTTATGAATAGAACACCCTCGTTTAATATGAGAGTTTTATCGGGGTCGAGTAGGGATCCGTCAAGGTTCAGAAGAGAATTATCTTTGGAACCAGGAGATATTCAAAGCATCAGAGGCAAATATGGAAAGGAAATGACAATTGGACATCAAAATGGCTTtgatgacgatgacgacgatgatgatgacgacgacgacgatgATGAGGATGATGAGAATGCTAAAGATGAAGGTGTTGATTTGTCCGacaatgaagaagatgaacaTGCTATGTCTATATATACATCATTAAATGAGACTCATGGGTATGGTTCAACACCTTTGGCGCatcaaccaccaccaatgcATAGTCAATCTGCTGTCACAGTGCCGACTTTAGGCGAATTTCCTATTATGAAAACTGGATATCCTCTGTTTAGAGGTGCAATGAATAGGAGTGCTGCAGCTAATCTTGCTAATGTGTTCCATAACCACTCAATGGGATTAAATGACGAGGGTTCTAGTAAACATCAACCAGAGAATATAAGGTCCAGAGCTAGAGCTCATGCTTCTCTTCAAAGAATGAGATCAAGAAGACAAGCAAAAGCAACTAGAAATGTGCTGATACTTTCACAAAGTAATTTGCGTCTACCAAGCTTGGAGCCATCAAACCATAGGCCTCAATACGCTTCTTCTTTGACGCCTATAGTTTCGCCAGCATCACCGGGAGTAAACTCCTCTAATTTGACTACTGGTATAGTTGCATCAGATGAGGTCAGTTCTTCGTCAGCAAACATAGACCCCGAGATGTCTCCTATTGGACCACAAATATCCACTAGTACACATTTAGAAAGGTATCATTCTGGTGAAAGAAATGATTATTTTGGACTGGATGATCATTTAATAGGTACCAATGAATCCCGTGACTTGGTATCATGGAAAGATGGGAAAACTGCAGACAATAAGGACGAGTTATATGATGAGACTTTGGATTTCGTTTTGCGTCAGTCATTAAAAGATGGTGATATTGAAACGGATATTGAACGATGGGTGGCTGTTCTTCGGAAGCTGTTAGGATATATTGACGACATTAAATTGACAGACACGTTAGATATAAGACAATAtgtgaaaataaaaaaaattttgggTGGTAAAATAGAGCAGACCGAATTGGTTGATGGTTTATTCATGACTAAAAATATAGATTCCAAGAAGATGGCATCAAGAATTACAAATCCTCGTATAGCATTGCTTATGTTCCCCATCGAATACTTGAAACAAAAGGAACAATTTATTAGTTTACGAATTATCCACGCCCAGCAATCCGTTTATATCACAAACTTGGTATCACGATTGGTGTCTATGGAACCAGAcatcattgttgttggagATTCGGTTTCTGGCTTGGCGGAGAAATTGTTTGAGGATGCTGGTATCACAGTCATTTCGAACGTTAAACCACAagttattgaaagaatttcCAGGTACACCAAAGCAGACATTTTCCAATCcgttaatgatttattctTTAAAAAGGGTAAATTGGGTTTGTGTGAGAATTTTGCTGTCAAGAGATACAAATACCagaatcaaattaaaaCGTTTGTGTTTTTCACTGGTTGTGATATACATCTGGGATTCACGATATCTATACGTGGTGGCAATACCAATGTATTGAATAATGTGAAATATGCAGCAGAAACATTGATGCCAGGTTATATAAATGCCAGGTTCGAAAAGAGTTTTTTGGATAATTTACTGTTGTCTTATGTTAAACCCATTGAGAACCCCAAAATTGTGGATATACAACAGAAGTTGCAGAAAATTGGTGATCATGCAactgaaaatgatgaaaatgggAAATTGCAAGATTTAAAATTAGACCCTGCAGAGGTGATCAATTATGTTAAACTGTTTAGTGAAAGAAAGCTCAGTTTGTCTCCACCGGTAGAGTATTCATTACCTAATCCCTTGGTACGGACAATTTGCACATACTACACCGTGCACCAGTTTGCCCAACAAAATACTGAAATACAGAAGTTGtcatcaattgatgagATCAAAGAGGAATGGCTAGACGAATTAAagattgattataaattgGAAGAGTTACCTGGGAGAGAAAGTAATTTGATAAGCATCTTAAAATTTGCTAGTGATGctcatttgaaattattgattaatgaTTATCTAGCTCGTTCTAGAATATGGTCAAATTGTATGAAATATCCTTCTTATCAATTGTATCCAATATGCCATCGaaatattcatttattgCATTCGACAGTTTCAATTAAACACGCAACACCTTGTGCTGGCCCTGCCATAAttgttattgattattatactGATAATGATAAGTGTTTTGGGTTATTCCTTGATCAGGCATTCCATGAAAGTCTGAAGGTTTGTGGTGAATGTGGTGAGACATACTTGGATCATTATAAGAGTTATGTTCATGGTAAAGCCAAAGTTGATTTgatcattgaaaaatatgatATCCAGTGTCTTAATAATGGTGAAATGCAAGGTAAAAATCAAAGAGTCATGTGGAGTTATTGTAAAGAATGTAATTATGAAACGCCAATTATTGCTATGAGTGATGAAACGTATTATTTGTCTATTGGCAAATTTTTTGAGTTGAATTTTTATGGTGAGAGTGTTTTTGGTGGTTGTAAAcatgattttttcaaaagttaTGTCAAATGCTttggatttaataatttggtTATTCGACTTGAATATTCcacaattgataattatgaGATTGTTGTTCCTAAGAAGCAATTGGAATTTATAACTAATATTGATATGAAACTAAAAATTGATGCTTATAAATTTATTCGGGCTAAAGCAGATGTGTTTTTCGATTCTGTTTTTAAACGGTTAAAACGAGTGAAATTAGATACATTTGAAAAAGCCGAGGATGGGATTCAAAAAATCGAGGAATTGAAGATTAAGTTACAAGAACAATCAGATAGTATTTATGGTAGATTGCAATCGATTTATGATAAAATTATACCGACAAATTATCTTGCGTTGAATGTTGTGTTGCGAGATTTGCAAAAATTGGGTGTTTATTGggataatgaatttaatgattttgaaaagacATATTTACCCAGTGAGAATGAGGTCAATAAAATTACCCAATTTCATTTACGTAAGTTTTTGATGGATCGATACAccgatgatgatgatgataataataagaaagTTGTCGATGTAACTGGAAATGAACCTTCTAATGATTCTAAGGAAACTGGAACTTTAGATGATGGGAAGTTATTGTCAAGCAAAGATTGTACAGATGAGACAACACCTGATAACAgtcaaaattcaataaaagCTGATGATGACAGTAACGATATTAGGGATAAATCAACTAATGAGTTACTGAAACCGTTCCCAGAATTTGTTCCCAAGAAACCTCGTGAATTACCTTTGAATAGAAATTTATCTGATTCCAACATTGAAACTAAGATGTTTCCTCAAAGCACATTATATGAACTGGGTTCTAATATATCCGAgagaataaataaatggaATCAAACTGCTGAAACAGCTGATAAGACAACACCAATAAAATTGACACATCGTGAGTCGGATAGTTCATTGAGATCAATCAACACCGTGATTCCGTCACAAAATAAAGTGATTCATTTGGcgaatttttttgataaaatgTATTATGACCAGATTTCATTAGAATTTTCCAAACAAAGAGAACGAGAATTGAAACGTAAATCAAAGGTTAAGGCTCAACCTATTTTTGATAGTAAACCTATCGTTGagatttataataaaattgaagatgTTGTTGGTCCCGGAGCTGATGAtgagaaaaagaaggatATTGTTGTCAAGAAAGATGAACAGGATAAAGGACAAGTTAAAGAAAGCCAACAAGAACTgtcacaacaacagcagcaactgTCACAGCTGCAGCTGCAGCTGCAAGAGCAATTGGATATTCCTGAAAAGCAATCATTGTTAAAATCATTGACGAATTTCTGGGCTGATAGAGCTGCCACATTGTGGGATCCATTGAATTATCCATTAGAAAGTCATGAACATACATTTGCTGATTCTGAAGTTATTGTTCGAGAAGATGAGCCAAGTTCATTAGTGGCATTTTGTCTTTCTTCTAATGATTACAAgcaaaaaattaataatgcATTTGAAAAGAATAGAATGGGCGATAGTGGAAActtatatttgaatttaaaagaaaataaggTTTATGATGATAAAGGTCAACAAAATACAACTATTGAACTGGAAGTGGCAAAGAGCGGTATTACTACGGAAAGTGCCAGTATTATCACTAATGTTGGTGATAATGCTAAACTTGAAGAATCTTCGCTGAATCATACtagtaacaataataaatatggAGAATCGTTAGTTGCAAGTGATAATAAAAAGGGAGCTCAATTTGCCAAAATcgaaaagaaattcaaaaagaaattgaataaagagGGGGGTATCGGTGGGGGAGGaactggtggtggtggtactGGTGCTAATGACAATGTTAACCCGTTGGAATCGATTTTAACGAGAAATAAATCCaatcatttgaaatatcaatttattgatgGGAATACAAATTTATCATGCAAGATCTTTTATAGTGAACAATTTGAAGCCTTAAGGAAAGCATGtggtaataatgataattttattcaaaGTCTTAGTCGATGTGTTAAATGGCAATCTAGTGGAGGTAAAAGTGGTTCAAgttttttgaaaactttagATAATCGAtatattttaaaagaattatctAAACTGGAATTAGAAtcatttgtttcaattgctccattttatttcaaatatattAGTCAATCAATGTTTAATACTTTAACTACAGCAATTGCGAAAATATTTGGATTTTATCAAGtacaaattaaaaacaCCACCACGGGGAAAATATTTCGAATGgattttttgattatggagaatttattttataatcaTAAAACTACAAGAATATTTGATCTTAAAGGTTCAATGAGAAATCGTCATGTTCAACAAACTGGCAAAGAGAATGAAGTTTTATTAGATGAAAATAtgattgaatatatttacGAATCACCAGTGTTTGTTGGACAACAactgaagaaattattacGAGGatgtttatttaatgataCTAGTTTCTTATCGGCCATGGATGTTATGGATTATAGTTTAGTCATTGGTATAGATGATTCATCAaagaaattatatttaGGGATTATTGATTGGTTAAGGACATTTACTTGGGATAAAAAAGTGGAAAATTGGGTGAAAGgtaataatttgattggtGGGAATAAACGAGGGAAAGATCCAACCATTGTTACTCCTAAACAATATCGTATAAGATTTAGAGAAGCTATGGAAAGATATATTTTAGAGGCACCTGATATTTGGTATGAAGGATCGAAATGA